In Paraburkholderia flava, one genomic interval encodes:
- the hutC gene encoding histidine utilization repressor: MNAPAYQGIKDFILSRIHAGEWGEGDQVPSENELAREFKVARMTVNRALRELTSEQVLTRVQGAGTFVARPKYESTLVAIRSISDEIVARGHRYHAEVLHIGAAIADETLAGEMQVGAGSPIFYSRVLHFENDEPVQLEERWVNPTVAPEYALQDFTNTTPNQYLVRVAPLQRVEYRIEAAAPDDGTRALLTMDPLEPCLVLHRRTWSQGVVASIANLWHPGSRYRFTGHF; encoded by the coding sequence ATGAACGCACCCGCCTATCAAGGCATCAAGGACTTCATCCTGTCCCGCATCCACGCAGGCGAGTGGGGCGAAGGCGATCAGGTCCCGTCCGAGAACGAGCTGGCGCGCGAGTTCAAGGTTGCGCGAATGACGGTCAACCGCGCGCTGCGCGAACTCACGTCGGAACAGGTGCTCACGCGGGTGCAGGGCGCAGGTACGTTCGTCGCCCGGCCGAAATACGAATCGACGCTGGTGGCGATCCGCAGCATCTCCGACGAGATCGTCGCGCGCGGTCATCGTTATCACGCGGAGGTGCTGCACATCGGCGCGGCGATCGCCGACGAAACGCTCGCCGGCGAAATGCAGGTCGGCGCGGGCAGTCCGATTTTCTATTCGCGCGTGCTGCACTTCGAGAACGACGAACCGGTGCAGCTCGAAGAACGCTGGGTGAATCCGACGGTCGCGCCCGAGTACGCATTGCAGGACTTCACGAATACGACGCCGAACCAGTACCTCGTTCGCGTGGCACCACTGCAGCGCGTCGAGTACCGGATCGAGGCCGCCGCGCCCGACGACGGCACGCGCGCACTGCTGACGATGGACCCGCTCGAGCCGTGTCTCGTGCTGCACCGTCGGACGTGGTCGCAGGGCGTGGTCGCGTCGATCGCGAACCTGTGGCATCCGGGCAGCCGCTACCGCTTCACCGGACACTTCTGA